The Paenibacillus sp. FSL R7-0204 genome includes a region encoding these proteins:
- a CDS encoding glycosyltransferase family 2 protein: MNKYSFVIPSYNCKKLLRNTLKSLDYLITNKNIGYEVIVVDDGSDDGTGRYIQEINVKYEIKYIYLKRGHDSSRARARNEGMRAATGNIIVFIDADIIVRPKYLLNLDKFYMVSDEIAVTGIRVLMNQDIDDCMVDDKSIYDERRLKRRIGMDFRYDIFEDLSYNAGGMTAPFLYALTCNLAVPKKWIDTTTGFDEELIKWGIEDIEFVYRMYCQGMRIAINPKDYVIHQFHGVEQTDVIDDKYEEDIKYNTNIFIKKHPAFLGLSNEKVYELFRSIGTRYKDIERNDVKESIIINVTQEDRIEEFKKKITTLCKDKKINIVINDYVKDSDLYLWIQLLDNVNAKIKYYSYPRVYPVFGENHRVALA, translated from the coding sequence TTGAATAAATACAGCTTCGTAATTCCGTCATATAATTGCAAAAAATTATTGAGAAATACGCTGAAGTCATTAGACTATCTTATTACCAATAAAAATATAGGATATGAAGTAATAGTAGTGGATGATGGTTCAGACGACGGTACAGGTAGATATATTCAGGAGATCAATGTTAAATACGAGATAAAGTATATCTATTTAAAAAGAGGACATGACTCCTCAAGGGCGAGGGCCAGAAATGAAGGCATGAGAGCAGCAACAGGAAATATCATTGTGTTTATTGATGCGGATATCATTGTAAGGCCTAAATATCTATTGAATTTGGACAAATTCTATATGGTCAGTGATGAAATAGCTGTAACTGGTATAAGAGTACTTATGAACCAGGACATAGATGATTGTATGGTCGATGACAAGTCTATTTATGATGAAAGGCGTTTAAAGAGAAGGATAGGAATGGATTTCAGATATGATATATTTGAAGATTTATCCTACAATGCCGGAGGAATGACTGCACCGTTTTTGTATGCTCTAACCTGCAATCTGGCAGTTCCTAAAAAATGGATTGATACAACAACAGGATTCGATGAAGAGCTTATTAAATGGGGCATTGAAGATATTGAGTTTGTATACCGAATGTATTGTCAGGGAATGAGGATTGCCATTAATCCCAAAGATTATGTTATTCATCAATTTCATGGAGTAGAGCAGACGGATGTGATAGATGATAAATATGAGGAGGATATCAAATATAATACGAACATTTTCATAAAAAAACATCCTGCTTTTTTGGGGCTTTCCAATGAAAAAGTATACGAATTATTTAGAAGTATTGGCACGCGCTATAAGGATATTGAGAGGAATGATGTCAAGGAAAGCATTATTATTAATGTAACCCAGGAAGATCGGATTGAGGAGTTTAAAAAGAAAATAACAACACTTTGTAAAGATAAAAAGATAAATATAGTAATAAATGATTATGTTAAAGATAGTGATTTATATCTATGGATTCAACTATTGGACAATGTAAATGCTAAAATTAAATATTATTCTTATCCGAGAGTCTATCCAGTGTTTGGTGAGAACCATCGTGTAGCATTAGCTTAG
- a CDS encoding AraC family transcriptional regulator, whose translation MLPFSLIEMPRDLSAFPLYPYSVGRHIQYHHVRPAGFPVHQIFLIRSGSGRFRDLEDGTETVLQPGMAYAFPPDRGHEYYPLSHEPWHVGFIGFHGSQSASVLEGLGLLPSAPFRPERFEECWEMLGGIWHTVNGNSSARQEEQPMQELSVTLYRLLLMLRKSEVSTGAATRLENENVRNDALNKAVSLINEHFTEPLLITNLAAAVGYSVQHFQRLFLQEYGVTPHKYLQNLRLQRAMQLLTEDPERPVQDIALNLGMETNYFIRVFRKAHGVTPGVMRSRLHPGKDV comes from the coding sequence ATGCTCCCCTTCTCTCTGATTGAAATGCCGCGTGACCTGAGTGCTTTCCCCCTCTATCCGTATTCTGTAGGCCGTCATATCCAGTATCACCATGTGCGTCCTGCCGGATTCCCGGTGCATCAGATTTTTCTGATCCGCAGCGGCAGCGGGCGGTTCCGTGACCTGGAGGACGGCACGGAAACGGTGTTGCAGCCGGGGATGGCCTATGCATTTCCGCCCGACCGCGGGCATGAATATTATCCGTTATCCCACGAACCGTGGCATGTCGGCTTCATCGGGTTCCACGGCAGCCAATCTGCCTCTGTGCTGGAGGGTCTCGGCCTGCTGCCTTCGGCCCCGTTCCGCCCCGAACGGTTCGAGGAATGCTGGGAGATGCTCGGCGGGATCTGGCACACGGTGAACGGAAACAGCTCGGCGCGTCAAGAAGAACAGCCGATGCAGGAGTTGTCGGTGACGCTGTACCGGCTGCTGCTGATGCTTCGCAAAAGTGAAGTCTCCACAGGTGCAGCGACCCGGCTGGAGAACGAAAACGTCCGCAACGATGCGCTTAATAAAGCGGTCAGCCTGATCAACGAGCATTTCACCGAGCCGCTGCTGATCACCAACCTGGCGGCGGCTGTCGGTTATTCCGTCCAGCATTTCCAGCGTCTGTTCCTGCAGGAATACGGCGTGACTCCGCATAAATATCTGCAGAACCTGCGGCTGCAGCGCGCCATGCAGCTGCTGACCGAGGACCCGGAGCGTCCCGTGCAGGATATCGCCCTCAACCTCGGCATGGAGACCAATTACTTCATCCGGGTCTTCCGGAAGGCCCATGGGGTAACTCCCGGGGTGATGCGCAGCCGGCTGCATCCGGGCAAGGACGTCTAG
- a CDS encoding beta-galactosidase: protein MSSKVPAISSKAPVMLHGADYNPEQWLKYPGVLEEDIRMMKLAGCNVMSVGIFSWVSLEREEGVFNFEWMDQLLDRFAENGIYAFLATPSGARPAWMSEKYPEVLRVERNRVRNLHGVRHNHCFTSPVYREKTALINSKLAERYAHHPAVIGWHISNEFGGECHCNYCQDAFRDWLKAKYNNDLDEVNHAWWATFWSHTYTSWEQIESPAPHGETQVHGLNLDWRRFVSDQTINFCQHEIDAVRGFNPDLPVTTNMHMIDGVDYRNMAKILDVVSWDAYPDWGYTEDDDDARLAAWTAMHHDMYRSFKKKPFLLMESTPSLTNWQIVSKLKRPGMHKLSSLQAVAHGSDSVQYFQWRKSRGSSEKFHGAVIDHSGHTETRVFKDVAEVGRTLAGLEEVVGTTTPAETAILFDWDNRWAVKDAQGIRNSGLKYEETVLQHYRGLWELGIPVDVVGSGDDLSGYKLVIAPMLYLISEENGKRIEKYVEQGGTFLATYWSGVVGETDLCHLGGFPGPLRRTLGIWAEETEGLHSRDLNGLVMDPGNSLKLSGEYDAHEIAELIHLEGAEALGHYRSDFYAGRPALTVNKLGAGKAYHLATRVKDAQFYVDLYAAITGKERISRTLNTELPAGVTAQLRSDGEHEYVFVQNFSGSEQVVTLDGQAYTDVESGAAAPAELKLSVNGLAILKRAAAKA from the coding sequence ATGAGCAGCAAAGTTCCTGCAATCAGCAGCAAGGCTCCTGTAATGCTTCACGGTGCCGACTATAATCCCGAGCAATGGTTGAAATATCCGGGGGTGCTGGAAGAAGATATCCGTATGATGAAGCTGGCAGGCTGTAATGTGATGTCTGTCGGGATTTTCTCCTGGGTATCCCTGGAGCGCGAAGAAGGGGTATTTAACTTTGAGTGGATGGACCAGCTGTTGGACCGATTTGCAGAGAATGGAATTTACGCCTTCCTGGCTACTCCGAGTGGTGCGCGTCCGGCATGGATGTCCGAGAAGTATCCTGAAGTGCTGCGGGTGGAACGGAACCGGGTTCGCAACCTGCACGGCGTCCGTCATAATCACTGCTTCACTTCACCGGTCTACCGTGAAAAAACAGCGCTGATCAACTCCAAACTGGCTGAGCGTTATGCGCATCACCCGGCAGTGATCGGCTGGCATATCTCTAATGAATTCGGCGGCGAATGTCACTGTAATTATTGTCAGGATGCCTTCAGAGACTGGCTCAAGGCGAAATACAATAATGATCTGGATGAGGTGAACCACGCTTGGTGGGCTACCTTCTGGAGCCATACGTATACTTCCTGGGAACAGATCGAATCCCCTGCTCCGCATGGTGAGACACAGGTTCACGGGCTTAACCTGGACTGGCGCCGTTTCGTAAGCGATCAGACAATTAACTTCTGCCAGCATGAGATTGATGCGGTGCGCGGCTTCAACCCTGATCTGCCGGTGACAACCAACATGCATATGATTGACGGCGTGGACTACCGCAATATGGCTAAGATTCTTGATGTGGTATCATGGGACGCTTACCCGGACTGGGGATATACCGAGGACGATGATGACGCCCGCTTGGCCGCCTGGACAGCGATGCATCATGACATGTACCGCAGCTTCAAAAAGAAGCCGTTCCTGCTCATGGAAAGCACGCCTTCCCTCACGAACTGGCAGATTGTCAGTAAGCTGAAGCGTCCGGGCATGCACAAGCTGTCCTCACTCCAGGCAGTTGCGCATGGTTCTGATTCCGTACAGTATTTCCAGTGGCGTAAAAGCCGCGGCTCCAGCGAGAAATTCCACGGTGCTGTGATTGACCATAGCGGACATACAGAGACACGTGTCTTCAAGGATGTTGCTGAGGTGGGCCGCACCCTGGCGGGGCTGGAGGAAGTTGTAGGTACTACAACTCCTGCTGAGACAGCCATTCTGTTCGACTGGGATAACCGCTGGGCGGTGAAGGATGCCCAAGGTATCCGCAATTCCGGCCTGAAATATGAAGAGACTGTGCTTCAGCATTACCGGGGACTGTGGGAGCTGGGAATTCCTGTAGATGTGGTAGGCTCAGGCGATGACCTGTCCGGCTATAAGCTGGTGATTGCTCCGATGCTGTACCTGATCAGCGAAGAGAACGGGAAGCGGATTGAGAAATACGTTGAACAGGGCGGAACCTTCCTGGCCACCTATTGGTCGGGAGTAGTCGGCGAGACCGATCTGTGTCACCTGGGCGGCTTCCCTGGACCGCTGCGCAGAACGCTGGGCATTTGGGCCGAAGAGACAGAAGGACTGCATAGCCGCGATCTGAACGGTTTGGTAATGGACCCAGGCAACAGCCTGAAGCTGAGCGGTGAATACGATGCACATGAGATCGCCGAGCTGATTCATCTGGAAGGCGCCGAGGCGCTGGGCCATTACCGCAGCGACTTCTACGCCGGACGTCCTGCACTTACTGTGAACAAGCTGGGAGCAGGTAAGGCTTATCATCTGGCAACACGTGTGAAGGACGCGCAGTTCTATGTAGATCTGTACGCCGCAATTACCGGAAAAGAGCGGATCAGCCGCACCCTGAACACTGAGCTTCCGGCCGGAGTAACCGCCCAACTGCGTTCCGATGGCGAGCATGAGTATGTATTCGTGCAGAATTTCAGCGGCTCCGAGCAAGTAGTGACGCTGGACGGACAAGCCTACACCGATGTAGAATCCGGCGCAGCCGCTCCGGCTGAGCTGAAGCTGTCAGTGAACGGACTGGCAATTCTGAAGCGCGCAGCGGCTAAAGCATAA
- a CDS encoding NUDIX hydrolase — protein MNEELLATFDEQGNRTGTAPRDEVHRQGLWHETFHCWFIRKADSGLRICLQLRSQQKKDYAGLLDITAAGHLLAEETALDGIREVQEELGLAIAFDELQPLGVIPYQMDSAGFMDRERAHVYVYENRYALSAFTPQLEEVAGIVEARFADFRSFISGADSKLHVQGFQINGNGERTGVDELVDFTRFVPHEREYFRRVIEGIERLYS, from the coding sequence ATGAACGAAGAATTATTAGCTACATTTGATGAACAAGGGAACCGGACGGGGACGGCTCCCCGGGACGAGGTTCACCGCCAAGGCCTCTGGCATGAGACCTTCCACTGCTGGTTCATCCGCAAGGCTGACAGCGGGCTGAGGATCTGCCTCCAGCTGCGCAGTCAGCAAAAGAAAGATTATGCCGGACTGCTCGACATCACCGCTGCCGGACATCTGCTGGCGGAGGAGACGGCCTTGGACGGTATCCGCGAGGTCCAGGAGGAGCTGGGACTTGCGATAGCTTTTGACGAGCTGCAGCCGCTGGGGGTCATCCCTTACCAGATGGATTCCGCCGGATTCATGGACCGTGAACGGGCGCATGTATATGTCTATGAGAACCGCTATGCGCTTAGTGCATTCACCCCGCAGCTGGAAGAAGTGGCAGGCATCGTAGAGGCCCGCTTCGCTGACTTCCGCAGCTTCATCTCGGGAGCAGACAGCAAGCTTCATGTACAGGGCTTCCAGATTAACGGGAACGGTGAACGAACGGGCGTCGATGAGCTGGTGGACTTCACGCGCTTTGTCCCGCATGAGCGTGAATATTTTAGGCGGGTGATTGAGGGGATTGAGCGGTTGTACAGTTAA
- a CDS encoding helix-turn-helix transcriptional regulator, with amino-acid sequence MKTRIRELRKERRISQEELAKALRVTRHTITSIENEKYIASLPLAYKISKFFGLPIEDIFDFSDVEDMDYEVF; translated from the coding sequence GTGAAGACAAGAATACGCGAGCTGCGAAAAGAGCGGCGGATTTCTCAAGAAGAATTGGCTAAGGCACTGCGTGTCACACGCCACACCATCACTTCAATCGAGAATGAAAAGTACATTGCCTCCCTCCCGCTTGCCTATAAAATTTCAAAATTTTTCGGTTTGCCGATCGAGGATATTTTTGATTTTTCAGATGTGGAGGATATGGACTATGAAGTCTTTTGA
- a CDS encoding ABC transporter ATP-binding protein — MENIRFAGVRKSFGDVAAVNGLDLSIAEGEVYALLGHNGAGKTTTLRLLLGLLEPDEGEVNVFGRNPIQEGDSVRGLCGVLSEDTGLYESLSVWDNLMYYADIYGMSRVESNSRIDELLRTFGMQDKKRTMIKGLSTGMKKKVALIRAMLHKPRLLILDEPTNGLDPVSAADLRKMLSRLAKEEGTTIIMTTHHLEEVQKLCDRITILRHGRNIFTDSISALQDSEHYMENGQFSLEKLYMDMEQGGGR; from the coding sequence ATGGAGAATATACGGTTTGCAGGTGTCAGAAAGTCCTTTGGCGATGTCGCTGCCGTAAACGGCCTGGATCTGAGTATTGCGGAGGGCGAGGTCTACGCACTGCTTGGGCATAATGGAGCGGGAAAGACCACAACGCTTCGCCTGCTGCTTGGTCTGCTGGAGCCGGACGAAGGGGAGGTCAATGTTTTTGGGCGGAATCCGATACAGGAGGGGGATAGCGTACGCGGGCTGTGCGGCGTTTTATCTGAAGATACAGGGCTGTACGAGTCTTTGAGCGTCTGGGATAACCTGATGTATTACGCGGACATTTATGGTATGAGCCGTGTAGAATCTAATAGCCGTATTGATGAGCTGCTGCGGACATTTGGAATGCAAGACAAGAAACGAACGATGATTAAGGGCTTGTCTACCGGCATGAAAAAAAAGGTTGCCCTGATCCGGGCGATGCTGCATAAACCGCGCCTTCTGATCCTGGATGAGCCTACGAATGGGCTGGATCCTGTCAGCGCAGCTGATCTAAGGAAGATGTTATCGCGGCTGGCGAAGGAAGAGGGAACCACCATCATTATGACCACACATCATCTGGAAGAGGTCCAGAAGCTGTGCGATAGAATCACGATTCTGCGGCACGGCCGGAATATTTTTACCGATTCCATCTCTGCGCTCCAAGACAGCGAGCATTACATGGAGAACGGGCAATTCAGTCTTGAGAAGCTGTACATGGATATGGAGCAGGGGGGAGGCCGATGA
- the kduD gene encoding 2-dehydro-3-deoxy-D-gluconate 5-dehydrogenase KduD, with product MSSLFSLAGKTAIVTGAAQGLGQGIAIAFAEAGADVVSVSLNSSDETVAACEAFGVKALSIATDLSDHSKLQGMFDEAVAFTGKVDILVNCAGMIRRTPAKDHSEKDWFDVINLNQNTVFLLSQIAGRHFLERGSGKIINIASMLSYQGGINVPGYTASKHAVAGLTKAFANEWAGSGLNINAIAPGYMATENTAPIRADQGRSDSILERIPAGRWGTAEDVKGPAVFLASAASDYLNGHILNVDGGWLAR from the coding sequence ATGTCATCTTTATTCAGCTTGGCAGGTAAAACAGCAATCGTAACAGGCGCAGCGCAAGGTCTTGGACAAGGCATTGCCATCGCCTTCGCAGAAGCAGGTGCAGACGTAGTCTCCGTATCTCTTAATTCCAGTGACGAGACCGTAGCAGCCTGTGAAGCTTTTGGCGTCAAAGCACTGAGCATCGCCACTGACCTCAGCGACCATTCCAAGCTTCAAGGCATGTTCGACGAAGCCGTTGCCTTCACCGGCAAAGTGGATATCCTCGTCAACTGTGCAGGCATGATCCGCCGCACTCCGGCCAAGGACCATAGCGAGAAGGACTGGTTCGATGTCATTAACCTCAACCAGAACACCGTCTTCCTGCTGTCGCAGATTGCCGGACGTCACTTCCTGGAACGGGGAAGCGGCAAAATCATTAACATCGCCTCCATGCTCTCCTACCAGGGCGGCATCAACGTGCCGGGCTACACAGCAAGTAAACATGCCGTAGCCGGTCTGACCAAAGCCTTCGCCAATGAATGGGCAGGCTCGGGCCTTAACATCAACGCGATTGCTCCAGGCTACATGGCTACTGAGAACACCGCTCCAATCCGTGCGGACCAGGGCCGCTCCGACTCCATCCTTGAGCGTATTCCAGCCGGACGCTGGGGAACAGCGGAAGATGTGAAGGGCCCTGCCGTATTCCTGGCCTCCGCAGCTTCCGACTACCTGAACGGCCACATTCTGAATGTGGATGGCGGCTGGTTGGCTAGATAA
- a CDS encoding DeoR/GlpR family DNA-binding transcription regulator — MNPIRRHEMIMEVMLNQKDVTVNELSDKLQVTGKTIREDLSKLEEQGLIMRVHGGAVLAQSDQFGILPLRNPLDKYAEEKTEIARRALAHIAPDDIIALDGGSTTLEIARRLDNIPLTVITNDVYIISELVPRDNIRLVVPGGYRVRNMLAGPEAVSYVQKLNIQKAFLSATAVHIEHGLSIYTGDFIDYKQALVSTARQVFAACDHHKFGQTALRTFASLQEVDVLLTDSGLAPETAELFRKAGINIECG, encoded by the coding sequence ATGAACCCGATACGGCGGCACGAGATGATTATGGAAGTTATGCTGAACCAGAAGGATGTAACCGTGAACGAATTGAGCGACAAGCTCCAGGTCACCGGCAAAACGATCCGCGAGGACTTAAGCAAGCTGGAGGAGCAGGGACTGATTATGCGCGTCCACGGCGGTGCCGTGCTGGCACAGAGCGATCAGTTCGGCATTCTGCCCCTGCGCAATCCGCTGGATAAATATGCTGAGGAAAAGACGGAGATTGCCCGGCGTGCACTGGCGCATATCGCTCCGGACGACATCATTGCCCTGGACGGCGGAAGCACAACGCTTGAGATTGCCCGGCGGCTGGACAATATTCCCCTTACGGTCATTACCAATGATGTCTACATCATCAGTGAGCTGGTTCCCAGAGATAACATCCGTCTGGTTGTACCCGGCGGCTATCGTGTCCGCAATATGCTGGCCGGTCCCGAAGCGGTGTCCTATGTGCAGAAGCTTAATATTCAAAAAGCCTTTCTCTCGGCCACAGCCGTTCATATTGAACACGGCCTGTCCATATACACCGGCGACTTCATCGATTACAAACAGGCGTTAGTCTCCACGGCCCGCCAGGTGTTCGCCGCATGCGATCATCACAAGTTCGGCCAGACCGCGCTGCGCACCTTCGCTTCCCTGCAGGAGGTCGATGTGCTGCTGACAGACAGCGGGCTTGCTCCGGAGACCGCCGAACTGTTCCGCAAGGCTGGCATTAATATTGAATGCGGGTAA
- the kduI gene encoding 5-dehydro-4-deoxy-D-glucuronate isomerase, with product MERRFASHPNEVKQFDTERLRKEFHIPVIFAPDELKLVLTHEDRMIVGGANPVNGEVALTTDLKELGVTYFLERRELGIINVGGLGSVVVDGTEYEVDFKECLYVGQGSKDVVFKSADSAKPAKFYLNSAPAHQSYPTTKTTLAESESGAMGGLENSNERTIHRFIHTNGVQSAQLVMGMTQLKPGSMWNTMPSHTHPRRMEAYFYFDLPDDSIVFHLMGEPTETRHIVMHNEQAVISPSWSIHSGVGTHNYTFIWSMAGDNKRYDDMDPVGMKELQ from the coding sequence ATGGAAAGACGTTTTGCATCACATCCGAATGAAGTGAAGCAGTTTGACACTGAGCGCCTGCGCAAGGAGTTCCATATCCCGGTTATCTTTGCACCAGACGAGCTGAAGCTTGTCCTGACCCATGAAGACCGCATGATTGTTGGCGGAGCGAATCCTGTGAACGGCGAAGTGGCGCTGACCACGGACCTCAAGGAGCTTGGCGTCACTTACTTCCTGGAACGCCGCGAGCTGGGAATCATCAATGTCGGCGGCCTGGGTTCGGTTGTTGTGGACGGTACTGAATATGAGGTTGATTTCAAGGAATGCCTGTATGTGGGCCAAGGCTCGAAGGATGTTGTTTTCAAGAGCGCAGACAGCGCTAAGCCGGCCAAATTCTATCTGAATTCCGCTCCGGCACACCAGTCTTACCCGACTACGAAGACTACGCTGGCTGAATCCGAATCTGGAGCCATGGGCGGCCTGGAGAATTCCAATGAACGGACAATTCACCGCTTCATCCACACGAACGGCGTGCAGAGCGCACAGCTTGTAATGGGGATGACTCAACTGAAGCCGGGCAGCATGTGGAACACCATGCCATCCCACACCCATCCGCGCCGGATGGAAGCCTACTTCTATTTCGATCTGCCGGACGATTCCATCGTCTTCCACCTGATGGGCGAGCCGACCGAGACCCGCCACATCGTAATGCACAATGAACAAGCTGTTATCTCACCAAGCTGGTCCATTCACAGCGGTGTGGGTACGCATAACTATACCTTCATCTGGAGCATGGCAGGAGACAACAAACGGTACGATGATATGGACCCCGTAGGGATGAAAGAATTACAATAG
- the aspA gene encoding aspartate ammonia-lyase produces MTETEYRLEKDFLGSKQVEHQAYYGIQTLRAVENFPITGYRVHHELIKAMGIVKKSAALANMEIGRLYKGLGKVIVQAADEVIAGNWDEQFIVDPIQGGAGTSLNMNANEVIANRALELLGKAKGDYLQLSPNTHVNMAQSTNDAFPTAIHIATLSLLEQLLITMRTMHGVFLQKAAEFDSVIKMGRTHLQDAVPIRLGQEFEAYSRVLERDIQRIEHTRGHLYEVNMGATAVGTGLNADPRYITRVVELLAEISGLPLVSAEHLVDATQNTDAYTEVSASLKVCMMNMSKIANDLRLMASGPRSGFNEITLPARQPGSSIMPGKVNPVMAEVINQVAFQVIGNDHTICLAAQAGQLELNVMEPVMVFNLIQSISIMNNSFRVFTDYCLAGIEANKEKLAREVERSVGIITAVNPHLGYEVVSRIAREAILTGESVRALCLKYNVLSEEELNLILDPYEMTHPGIAGAALLNHE; encoded by the coding sequence ATGACAGAGACAGAATATCGGCTGGAGAAGGATTTTTTGGGCAGCAAGCAGGTGGAGCATCAGGCCTATTACGGGATACAGACCCTCCGGGCGGTGGAGAATTTCCCTATTACAGGCTACCGTGTGCACCATGAATTAATCAAGGCGATGGGGATTGTCAAAAAATCCGCTGCGCTCGCCAACATGGAAATCGGCCGCCTCTATAAGGGCCTGGGTAAGGTCATCGTCCAAGCGGCAGACGAGGTGATTGCGGGGAACTGGGATGAGCAGTTCATCGTGGATCCGATTCAAGGCGGCGCGGGCACCTCGCTGAATATGAATGCCAATGAAGTGATTGCGAACCGTGCGCTGGAGCTGCTGGGCAAGGCCAAGGGGGATTACCTGCAGCTTAGTCCGAACACTCATGTGAATATGGCGCAATCAACGAACGATGCTTTTCCGACGGCCATTCATATTGCCACGCTATCGCTGCTGGAGCAGCTGCTGATTACGATGCGGACGATGCACGGGGTGTTTTTGCAGAAGGCGGCTGAATTCGATTCCGTGATCAAAATGGGGCGGACCCATTTGCAGGATGCGGTGCCAATCCGTCTCGGACAGGAATTCGAGGCGTACAGCCGGGTGCTGGAGCGTGATATTCAGCGGATCGAGCATACGCGCGGCCATCTGTATGAGGTGAACATGGGCGCGACCGCCGTGGGCACCGGACTGAACGCCGATCCCCGGTATATTACGCGTGTCGTCGAGCTGCTGGCTGAGATCAGCGGTCTGCCGCTGGTCAGCGCGGAGCATCTGGTGGATGCTACGCAGAACACGGATGCTTATACCGAAGTCTCGGCCTCGCTTAAGGTCTGCATGATGAATATGTCCAAAATCGCCAATGATCTGCGCCTGATGGCCTCCGGCCCGCGCTCCGGCTTCAATGAAATAACGCTGCCGGCCCGCCAGCCGGGATCATCCATCATGCCCGGCAAGGTGAATCCGGTGATGGCCGAGGTGATTAACCAGGTGGCTTTTCAGGTGATCGGCAATGATCATACGATCTGTCTTGCCGCTCAGGCCGGTCAACTGGAGCTGAACGTTATGGAGCCGGTGATGGTGTTCAATCTGATTCAGTCGATTAGCATTATGAACAATTCCTTCCGGGTGTTCACCGACTATTGTCTGGCAGGGATTGAAGCCAACAAGGAGAAGCTTGCGCGTGAGGTGGAGAGAAGCGTTGGTATCATTACTGCCGTGAACCCGCATCTGGGGTATGAGGTCGTCTCGCGGATTGCCAGGGAAGCTATTCTGACCGGAGAATCGGTACGGGCCTTGTGTCTGAAGTACAATGTGCTGAGCGAAGAGGAGCTGAACCTGATTCTGGACCCGTATGAAATGACCCATCCCGGCATCGCGGGGGCCGCGCTTTTGAATCATGAATAA
- a CDS encoding YolD-like family protein: MAYWRQSVAKAKVAKRPTRDEFVLEELGNQLVEAKQEDSEILLTVWGKEEEVRGVIVEMDSRTGRVHVRNNEEIIKVPFMDIMQINYPRD, from the coding sequence ATGGCTTACTGGAGGCAAAGTGTGGCGAAGGCAAAAGTGGCAAAACGTCCCACCCGCGACGAATTCGTGCTTGAGGAGCTGGGCAACCAGCTGGTAGAGGCGAAGCAGGAGGATTCCGAGATTCTGCTGACGGTCTGGGGGAAGGAAGAAGAGGTGCGCGGAGTGATTGTAGAGATGGATTCGCGAACCGGCAGGGTGCATGTCAGAAATAATGAAGAGATTATCAAGGTGCCGTTCATGGACATTATGCAAATCAATTACCCCCGGGACTAG
- the ybaK gene encoding Cys-tRNA(Pro) deacylase: MNKTNAMRILDARKISYTIHSYDNEDGLIHGTAVAEKIGLPPEVVFKTLVAHSGPQPYVYVIPVAEELDLKRAARAAGVKKIELLPLKDLLKYTGYVRGGCSPVGMKKLYPTFIHSSAAELETIAVSAGRIGVQMELEPKLLAEEVSAVFAELIKE, encoded by the coding sequence ATGAACAAAACGAATGCCATGCGCATACTGGATGCAAGGAAGATAAGCTACACCATTCATAGCTACGACAATGAGGACGGACTCATTCACGGAACAGCGGTTGCAGAGAAGATTGGTCTGCCTCCTGAAGTAGTATTCAAGACACTGGTCGCACACAGCGGGCCGCAGCCGTACGTCTATGTGATCCCTGTTGCTGAGGAGCTGGATCTGAAGCGAGCCGCCAGAGCTGCCGGAGTGAAGAAGATCGAGCTGCTGCCGCTGAAGGACCTGCTGAAGTACACGGGATATGTGCGCGGAGGCTGTTCCCCTGTCGGGATGAAGAAGCTTTACCCTACGTTCATTCACAGCAGTGCGGCGGAGCTTGAGACAATCGCGGTCAGCGCAGGCCGGATCGGCGTTCAGATGGAGCTTGAGCCGAAGCTGCTGGCTGAAGAGGTGTCTGCGGTTTTTGCAGAGTTGATTAAAGAGTAA